A stretch of Ipomoea triloba cultivar NCNSP0323 chromosome 13, ASM357664v1 DNA encodes these proteins:
- the LOC116000864 gene encoding protein ESSENTIAL FOR POTEXVIRUS ACCUMULATION 1-like isoform X1: protein MADGKLDLPDDLLSSRPSDQTWIPKGSDEDKSLTGLLDLSKDQAVPDSSIPLSPQWLYAKPSDTKTEMRTPSSLSLGSSADPSQKEAWRTDAPEDKKDWRRTTTENDSRRWREEERETGLLARRDRRKQDRRAVENVSAKETTENRALPTTDRWHDGGNRNAGLEARRDSKWSSRWGPEEKEKEARTEKKVDTEKEDANSDTQTFVASRAVPERDPDARDKWRPRHRLEGTTAVPGSYRAAPGFGVERGRAEGSYVGFVIGRGRSSMSIQRSSGGAIGAALSENDKSVLGKPFIAANTFSYPRGKLLDIYRWQRIDSSFGNVYEKMEEAPPITQETVIEPLSFVVPDHEEEAILNDMWTGKITSSGALYNCYKKGRSTDNIAEIEEMESSNGKVSALPTDTKEKMADIIPNVSKDIRELAVDYSVDTNLHGIEAKNRVPDVAGDDIISTLIRDEYKSRSIDISRSQFEDSELTPSYRAKSTAASDISSKLSNDSNSLFGMPSSAQYLGSNTNENQLTRGVPPEELSMFYRDPQGEIQGPFLGVDIISWFEQGFFGTDLPVRLVDAPEDSPFEELGDVMPHLRVGHSYGGVPDPSSKLEQPATSEGALVADIQDSMSVSVVDSSTTRDGLMWQPSDFDGPYAHHIQSKLTNHEFLQPEKSFSKGDDFNDFVAQDEEIVFPGRPGSSGNPIGKASRTSNDPSSIINGSSIPSEMSEHGMAVQRDNNLHPFGLLWSELEGPFARNGSRAGQDQRVNPIAGRVSPFGTMNESTVAVEARPDIYKKNVLSDPNMYQSAMDARHLSRMDQESNHYDLADKLLSQQLQQQHLQPHNLMSPHNVHMNDAMMERVGTQNSIHSPHLAGQMGQDLEQFIALQAQQQRQLQFQQLQQQQQYHQQQMLLKEQQQTQAREQLLLEQILRNQMLDSNHGQSHVDAMIANSAREQAFMKQKILSELQLPQLPTRQADPSIEHLIQARFGQMQHPEHRNDLLELLSRAKHGPMHPLEHQIIQHEQLHGRQMPMGLRQRLEMEEDRQTSFWPINETGQFHRNPGVAHRTSSGLGPLDLFQKQQILSPEDHIGLLERNLALQDRRPQRGFYDPGLNPFERSMTLPGGGGGGVNMDVVNTMARAQGLHVQDPNVQMHSGGNMGGFSSGAYHRSLVPNAFHGSHSDSMEGQWSESNGQMPTDWIESHIQRLHLTGERQMKESEMKRSSDDSSLWMSAGGNDESSRRLLMELLHQKSDQLSTHRPENFVGTSYERGLASAHISGTNNVNYSFNAVSDQEMGLSQSLVVGPCSSNSGVQPKSFLAEEIAGLNTAENFSFRSHSGSLIEEPFLSGINDINKGSQLETRGQVKLAGSAAIDQGEVPVSVLRRNTSLDTGVGNAGMYSDDNSTGGAMAEDVKKDRASAATSRCPENILLKRPPVMRVLSNQEGLSELNIDNVRGRSLSSEVEKRDGGGNAANQVSDTFATGKKEVGFRRTASCGDAEVTETSFSDMLKSNAKKPPQEVHSSTAASESFDAAQGARRNKKKGKKGRQIDPALLGFKVTSNRIMMGEIQRIED, encoded by the exons ATGGCTGATGGAAAGCTCGATCTCCCTGACGATCTCCTCTCATCCAGACCGTCCGATCAGACTTGGATTCCAAAAG GTAGTGATGAGGACAAGTCATTGACAGGATTGCTTGATTTGTCTAAGG ATCAAGCAGTGCCTGATAGCAGCATTCCTTTGTCTCCACAGTGGCTCTATGCTAAACCAAGTGACACTAAGACA GAAATGCGTACACCAAGTTCATTGTCCCTTGGAAGTTCTGCTGATCCAAGTCAGAAGGAGGCCTGGCGTACAGATGCACCTGAGGATAAAAAAGATTGGAGAAGGACTACAACAGAGAATGACAGTCGTCGTTGGCGTGAGGAAGAGAGGGAAACTGGTTTGCTTGCCCGAAGGGATCGTAGGAAACAAGATCGTCGTGCTGTTGAGAATGTTTCTGCCAAAGAAACAACTGAAAATAGAGCTTTGCCTACTACTGACAGATGGCATGATGGTGGTAATCGCAATGCAGGTCTTGAAGCAAGGCGTGATAGCAAGTGGTCTTCTAGATGGGGTCCCgaagaaaaagagaaggaagCTCGGACAGAGAAAAAGGTTGACACTGAGAAGGAGGATGCTAATAGTGACACTCAAACTTTCGTTGCTAGCCGTGCTGTTCCAGAGCGGGACCCAGATGCCCGTGATAAGTGGCGACCACGCCACAGGCTGGAGGGAACTACTGCAGTCCCTGGTTCATATCGTGCTGCTCCTGGATTTGGGGTTGAGAGAGGACGTGCAGAGGGTTCATATGTGGGGTTTGTCATAGGGCGTGGGAGATCTAGCATGTCTATTCAAAGATCATCAGGTGGTGCAATTGGTGCTGCACTGTCTGAGAATGATAAGAGTGTTCTTGGAAAACCATTCATTGCAGCCAATACCTTTAGCTATCCGAGGGGAAAACTGCTTGATATATATCGCTGGCAAAGGATTGACTCTTCTTTTGGTAACGTTTATGAGAAAATGGAAGAAGCACCTCCCATCACACAAGAAACTGTCATTGAGCCGTTATCTTTTGTTGTTCCTGATCATGAAGAGGAG GCCATTCTGAATGATATGTGGACTGGAAAAATCACAAGTAGTGGGGCATtatataattgttataaaaaGGGAAGATCAACTGATAACATTGCag aaattgaagaaatggaATCTTCCAATGGCAAAGTGTCAGCCCTGCCTACTGATACAAAGGAAAAGATGGCAGATATCATTCCTAATGTATCAAAAGATATTCGAGAATTGGCTGTTGACTACAGTGTTGATACAAATTTGCATG GAATAGAAGCCAAAAACAGAGTTCCTGATGTTGCTGGAGATGATATTATATCAACCTTGATAAGAGATGAGTATAAAAGCAGATCAATAGATATTAGCAGGTCTCAATTTGAGGATTCTGAACTCACTCCTTCCTATCGTGCCAAATCAACTGCTGCTTCTGACATCAGTTCTAAGCTTTCTAATGATTCAAATTCCCTTTTTGGCATGCCATCTTCTGCGCAATACCTGGGAAGTAACACTAATGAAAACCAATTAACGAGGGGCGTTCCACCTGAGGAGTTAAGTATGTTCTATCGTGATCCTCAAGGTGAGATACAGGGCCCATTTCTTGGCGTTGACATAATCTCTTGGTTCGAACAAGGATTTTTTGGAACAGATTTGCCAGTTCGCTTGGTAGATGCCCCAGAAGATTCACCTTTTGAAGAATTGGGTGATGTTATGCCACACTTAAGAGTTGGACATTCTTATGGTGGTGTCCCTGATCCAAGTTCTAAATTAGAGCAACCTGCAACATCTGAGGGAGCATTGGTAGCTGATATACAGGATTCTATGTCTGTTTCTGTTGTTGATTCTTCAACTACCCGTGATGGCTTGATGTGGCAACCATCGGATTTTGATGGTCCTTATGCCCACCATATTCAGTCAAAATTAACTAATCATGAATTTCTTCAGccagaaaaatcattttccaaggGTGATGacttcaatgattttgttgccCAAGATGAAG AAATTGTTTTCCCAGGGAGGCCTGGAAGTAGTGGTAATCCTATTGGCAAAGCTTCAAGGACCAGTAATGATCCTTCAAGTATTATAAATGGTTCTTCAATTCCTAGTGAAATGTCTGAGCATGGAATGGCAGTTCAGAGGGATAATAACTTGCATCCATTTGGTCTGCTATGGTCTGAGCTTGAAGGCCCTTTTGCAAGGAATGGTAGTAGAGCTGGTCAGGATCAGCGTGTAAACCCCATTGCTGGAAGGGTTTCCCCATTTGGCACAATGAATGAATCAACTGTTGCTGTGGAGGCAAGGCCTGATATTTACAAAAAGAATGTACTGTCTGACCCAAACATGTATCAAAGTGCCATGGATGCTCGACATTTGTCACGGATGGACCAAGAGTCAAACCACTATGATTTGGCTGATAAGCTGCTGTCTCAACAGCTCCAACAGCAGCATCTTCAGCCACATAATCTGATGTCTCCTCATAATGTCCACATGAATGATGCAATGATGGAAAGAGTGGGGACTCAGAATTCAATACACAGTCCACATCTTGCTGGCCAAATGGGGCAAGATCTGGAACAGTTCATTGCTCTTCAAGCCCAACAGCAAAGGCAACTGCAATTTCAACAACTGCAGCAGCAACAACAGTACCATCAGCAGCAAATGCTTCTAAAAGAACAGCAGCAAACTCAGGCTAGAGAGCAGCTGCTTCTTGAACAAATATTGCGGAATCAAATGCTTGATTCCAACCATGGTCAATCACATGTTGATGCTATGATAGCCAATAGCGCTCGTGAACAGGCTTTCATGAAGCAGAAAATTTTAAGTGAGCTACAACTCCCCCAGCTGCCTACAAGGCAAGCTGACCCTTCCATTGAGCATCTTATTCAAGCAAGGTTTGGTCAAATGCAACATCCAGAGCATCGAAATGATTTGTTGGAGCTCTTATCCAGAGCAAAGCATGGACCGATGCATCCATTGGAGCATCAGATCATTCAGCACGAACAGCTGCATGGTAGGCAGATGCCTATGGGGTTGAGGCAACGGTTGGAAATGGAGGAAGACAGGCAAACTTCTTTTTGGCCAATTAATGAAACTGGTCAGTTTCATAGAAATCCTGGTGTTGCTCATCGAACCAGCTCTGGACTTGGCCCATTAGATCTTTTTCAAAAGCAACAGATACTGTCTCCTGAAGATCACATTGGTCTCCTCGAGCGGAATCTTGCATTACAGGATAGAAGACCTCAGCGTGGGTTTTATGATCCAGGGTTAAATCCATTTGAGCGATCAATGACGTTGCCTGGaggaggtggtggtggagtTAATATGGATGTTGTAAATACAATGGCACGTGCACAGGGTTTACATGTTCAGGACCCTAATGTGCAAATGCATTCTGGTGGTAACATGGGTGGGTTCTCTTCTGGTGCCTACCATCGGTCATTGGTTCCCAATGCATTTCATGGTTCCCACTCAGATTCAATGGAGGGCCAATGGTCTGAAAGCAATGGTCAGATGCCAACTGATTGGATAGAATCCCACATTCAGCGATTGCATCTTACTGGTGAGAGGCAAATGAAGGAGTCAGAGATGAAAAGGAGTTCTGATGATTCAAGTTTATGGATGTCTGCGGGAGGAAATGATGAAAGTTCAAGGCGTTTGCTTATGGAACTGCTTCACCAGAAATCTGATCAATTGTCAACACACCGTCCAGAAAATTTTGTTGGAACCTCCTATGAAAGAGGTCTAGCTTCAGCACACATTTCTGGGaccaataatgtaaattattccTTCAATGCTGTGTCTGATCAAGAAATGGGGCTAAGCCAATCCCTCGTTGTTGGGCCTTGTAGCTCTAATTCAGGTGTGCAACCAAAAAGCTTTCTTGCAGAAGAGATTGCTGGTCTTAATACTGCTGAAAATTTTTCCTTTAGATCTCATTCTGGATCATTAATTGAAGAACCTTTCCTCTCTGGCATAAATGATATCAACAAG GGCTCTCAATTAGAGACTCGAGGTCAGGTTAAGCTAGCTGGTTCGGCAGCTATAGATCAAGGGGAAGTCCCGGTTAGTGTTCTGAGAAGGAATACTTCACTTGACACTGGAG TTGGAAATGCAGGCATGTACAGTGATGACAATAGTACTGGTGGTGCCATGGCAGAAGATGTTAAAAAGGATCG TGCATCTGCTGCTACATCAAGATGTCCAGAAAACATTTTGCTAAAACGTCCGCCTGTTATGCGGGTTTTATCGAATCAAGAAGGTTTGTCTGAGCTGAACATTGACAATGTCAGAGGGAGAAGTCTTTCTAGTGAAG TGGAAAAACGGGATGGAGGAGGTAATGCTGCAAATCAAGTCTCTGATACTTTTGCCACTGGGAAAAAAGAAGTGGGTTTCCGCCGAACTGCTTCTTGTGGTGATGCTGAAGTTACAGAGACATCCTTCAGTGACATGCTTAAGAGTAATGCAAAGAAGCCCCCCCAGGAGGTTCATTCCTCAACAGCTGCTTCTGAGTCATTTGATGCAGCCCAGGGTGCTCGACGCAacaaaaagaaaggaaagaaagGGAGACAGATTGACCCAGCTCTTCTTGGATTCAAGGTTACAAGCAATCGCATAATGATGGGTGAGATACAGCGCATAGAGGACTAG
- the LOC116000864 gene encoding protein ESSENTIAL FOR POTEXVIRUS ACCUMULATION 1-like isoform X3 — MADGKLDLPDDLLSSRPSDQTWIPKGSDEDKSLTGLLDLSKDQAVPDSSIPLSPQWLYAKPSDTKTEMRTPSSLSLGSSADPSQKEAWRTDAPEDKKDWRRTTTENDSRRWREEERETGLLARRDRRKQDRRAVENVSAKETTENRALPTTDRWHDGGNRNAGLEARRDSKWSSRWGPEEKEKEARTEKKVDTEKEDANSDTQTFVASRAVPERDPDARDKWRPRHRLEGTTAVPGSYRAAPGFGVERGRAEGSYVGFVIGRGRSSMSIQRSSGGAIGAALSENDKSVLGKPFIAANTFSYPRGKLLDIYRWQRIDSSFGNVYEKMEEAPPITQETVIEPLSFVVPDHEEEAILNDMWTGKITSSGALYNCYKKGRSTDNIAEIEEMESSNGKVSALPTDTKEKMADIIPNVSKDIRELAVDYSVDTNLHGIEAKNRVPDVAGDDIISTLIRDEYKSRSIDISRSQFEDSELTPSYRAKSTAASDISSKLSNDSNSLFGMPSSAQYLGSNTNENQLTRGVPPEELSMFYRDPQGEIQGPFLGVDIISWFEQGFFGTDLPVRLVDAPEDSPFEELGDVMPHLRVGHSYGGVPDPSSKLEQPATSEGALVADIQDSMSVSVVDSSTTRDGLMWQPSDFDGPYAHHIQSKLTNHEFLQPEKSFSKGDDFNDFVAQDEEIVFPGRPGSSGNPIGKASRTSNDPSSIINGSSIPSEMSEHGMAVQRDNNLHPFGLLWSELEGPFARNGSRAGQDQRVNPIAGRVSPFGTMNESTVAVEARPDIYKKNVLSDPNMYQSAMDARHLSRMDQESNHYDLADKLLSQQLQQQHLQPHNLMSPHNVHMNDAMMERVGTQNSIHSPHLAGQMGQDLEQFIALQAQQQRQLQFQQLQQQQQYHQQQMLLKEQQQTQAREQLLLEQILRNQMLDSNHGQSHVDAMIANSAREQAFMKQKILSELQLPQLPTRQADPSIEHLIQARFGQMQHPEHRNDLLELLSRAKHGPMHPLEHQIIQHEQLHGRQMPMGLRQRLEMEEDRQTSFWPINETGQFHRNPGVAHRTSSGLGPLDLFQKQQILSPEDHIGLLERNLALQDRRPQRGFYDPGLNPFERSMTLPGGGGGGVNMDVVNTMARAQGLHVQDPNVQMHSGGNMGGFSSGAYHRSLVPNAFHGSHSDSMEGQWSESNGQMPTDWIESHIQRLHLTGERQMKESEMKRSSDDSSLWMSAGGNDESSRRLLMELLHQKSDQLSTHRPENFVGTSYERGLASAHISGTNNVNYSFNAVSDQEMGLSQSLVVGPCSSNSDLILDH; from the exons ATGGCTGATGGAAAGCTCGATCTCCCTGACGATCTCCTCTCATCCAGACCGTCCGATCAGACTTGGATTCCAAAAG GTAGTGATGAGGACAAGTCATTGACAGGATTGCTTGATTTGTCTAAGG ATCAAGCAGTGCCTGATAGCAGCATTCCTTTGTCTCCACAGTGGCTCTATGCTAAACCAAGTGACACTAAGACA GAAATGCGTACACCAAGTTCATTGTCCCTTGGAAGTTCTGCTGATCCAAGTCAGAAGGAGGCCTGGCGTACAGATGCACCTGAGGATAAAAAAGATTGGAGAAGGACTACAACAGAGAATGACAGTCGTCGTTGGCGTGAGGAAGAGAGGGAAACTGGTTTGCTTGCCCGAAGGGATCGTAGGAAACAAGATCGTCGTGCTGTTGAGAATGTTTCTGCCAAAGAAACAACTGAAAATAGAGCTTTGCCTACTACTGACAGATGGCATGATGGTGGTAATCGCAATGCAGGTCTTGAAGCAAGGCGTGATAGCAAGTGGTCTTCTAGATGGGGTCCCgaagaaaaagagaaggaagCTCGGACAGAGAAAAAGGTTGACACTGAGAAGGAGGATGCTAATAGTGACACTCAAACTTTCGTTGCTAGCCGTGCTGTTCCAGAGCGGGACCCAGATGCCCGTGATAAGTGGCGACCACGCCACAGGCTGGAGGGAACTACTGCAGTCCCTGGTTCATATCGTGCTGCTCCTGGATTTGGGGTTGAGAGAGGACGTGCAGAGGGTTCATATGTGGGGTTTGTCATAGGGCGTGGGAGATCTAGCATGTCTATTCAAAGATCATCAGGTGGTGCAATTGGTGCTGCACTGTCTGAGAATGATAAGAGTGTTCTTGGAAAACCATTCATTGCAGCCAATACCTTTAGCTATCCGAGGGGAAAACTGCTTGATATATATCGCTGGCAAAGGATTGACTCTTCTTTTGGTAACGTTTATGAGAAAATGGAAGAAGCACCTCCCATCACACAAGAAACTGTCATTGAGCCGTTATCTTTTGTTGTTCCTGATCATGAAGAGGAG GCCATTCTGAATGATATGTGGACTGGAAAAATCACAAGTAGTGGGGCATtatataattgttataaaaaGGGAAGATCAACTGATAACATTGCag aaattgaagaaatggaATCTTCCAATGGCAAAGTGTCAGCCCTGCCTACTGATACAAAGGAAAAGATGGCAGATATCATTCCTAATGTATCAAAAGATATTCGAGAATTGGCTGTTGACTACAGTGTTGATACAAATTTGCATG GAATAGAAGCCAAAAACAGAGTTCCTGATGTTGCTGGAGATGATATTATATCAACCTTGATAAGAGATGAGTATAAAAGCAGATCAATAGATATTAGCAGGTCTCAATTTGAGGATTCTGAACTCACTCCTTCCTATCGTGCCAAATCAACTGCTGCTTCTGACATCAGTTCTAAGCTTTCTAATGATTCAAATTCCCTTTTTGGCATGCCATCTTCTGCGCAATACCTGGGAAGTAACACTAATGAAAACCAATTAACGAGGGGCGTTCCACCTGAGGAGTTAAGTATGTTCTATCGTGATCCTCAAGGTGAGATACAGGGCCCATTTCTTGGCGTTGACATAATCTCTTGGTTCGAACAAGGATTTTTTGGAACAGATTTGCCAGTTCGCTTGGTAGATGCCCCAGAAGATTCACCTTTTGAAGAATTGGGTGATGTTATGCCACACTTAAGAGTTGGACATTCTTATGGTGGTGTCCCTGATCCAAGTTCTAAATTAGAGCAACCTGCAACATCTGAGGGAGCATTGGTAGCTGATATACAGGATTCTATGTCTGTTTCTGTTGTTGATTCTTCAACTACCCGTGATGGCTTGATGTGGCAACCATCGGATTTTGATGGTCCTTATGCCCACCATATTCAGTCAAAATTAACTAATCATGAATTTCTTCAGccagaaaaatcattttccaaggGTGATGacttcaatgattttgttgccCAAGATGAAG AAATTGTTTTCCCAGGGAGGCCTGGAAGTAGTGGTAATCCTATTGGCAAAGCTTCAAGGACCAGTAATGATCCTTCAAGTATTATAAATGGTTCTTCAATTCCTAGTGAAATGTCTGAGCATGGAATGGCAGTTCAGAGGGATAATAACTTGCATCCATTTGGTCTGCTATGGTCTGAGCTTGAAGGCCCTTTTGCAAGGAATGGTAGTAGAGCTGGTCAGGATCAGCGTGTAAACCCCATTGCTGGAAGGGTTTCCCCATTTGGCACAATGAATGAATCAACTGTTGCTGTGGAGGCAAGGCCTGATATTTACAAAAAGAATGTACTGTCTGACCCAAACATGTATCAAAGTGCCATGGATGCTCGACATTTGTCACGGATGGACCAAGAGTCAAACCACTATGATTTGGCTGATAAGCTGCTGTCTCAACAGCTCCAACAGCAGCATCTTCAGCCACATAATCTGATGTCTCCTCATAATGTCCACATGAATGATGCAATGATGGAAAGAGTGGGGACTCAGAATTCAATACACAGTCCACATCTTGCTGGCCAAATGGGGCAAGATCTGGAACAGTTCATTGCTCTTCAAGCCCAACAGCAAAGGCAACTGCAATTTCAACAACTGCAGCAGCAACAACAGTACCATCAGCAGCAAATGCTTCTAAAAGAACAGCAGCAAACTCAGGCTAGAGAGCAGCTGCTTCTTGAACAAATATTGCGGAATCAAATGCTTGATTCCAACCATGGTCAATCACATGTTGATGCTATGATAGCCAATAGCGCTCGTGAACAGGCTTTCATGAAGCAGAAAATTTTAAGTGAGCTACAACTCCCCCAGCTGCCTACAAGGCAAGCTGACCCTTCCATTGAGCATCTTATTCAAGCAAGGTTTGGTCAAATGCAACATCCAGAGCATCGAAATGATTTGTTGGAGCTCTTATCCAGAGCAAAGCATGGACCGATGCATCCATTGGAGCATCAGATCATTCAGCACGAACAGCTGCATGGTAGGCAGATGCCTATGGGGTTGAGGCAACGGTTGGAAATGGAGGAAGACAGGCAAACTTCTTTTTGGCCAATTAATGAAACTGGTCAGTTTCATAGAAATCCTGGTGTTGCTCATCGAACCAGCTCTGGACTTGGCCCATTAGATCTTTTTCAAAAGCAACAGATACTGTCTCCTGAAGATCACATTGGTCTCCTCGAGCGGAATCTTGCATTACAGGATAGAAGACCTCAGCGTGGGTTTTATGATCCAGGGTTAAATCCATTTGAGCGATCAATGACGTTGCCTGGaggaggtggtggtggagtTAATATGGATGTTGTAAATACAATGGCACGTGCACAGGGTTTACATGTTCAGGACCCTAATGTGCAAATGCATTCTGGTGGTAACATGGGTGGGTTCTCTTCTGGTGCCTACCATCGGTCATTGGTTCCCAATGCATTTCATGGTTCCCACTCAGATTCAATGGAGGGCCAATGGTCTGAAAGCAATGGTCAGATGCCAACTGATTGGATAGAATCCCACATTCAGCGATTGCATCTTACTGGTGAGAGGCAAATGAAGGAGTCAGAGATGAAAAGGAGTTCTGATGATTCAAGTTTATGGATGTCTGCGGGAGGAAATGATGAAAGTTCAAGGCGTTTGCTTATGGAACTGCTTCACCAGAAATCTGATCAATTGTCAACACACCGTCCAGAAAATTTTGTTGGAACCTCCTATGAAAGAGGTCTAGCTTCAGCACACATTTCTGGGaccaataatgtaaattattccTTCAATGCTGTGTCTGATCAAGAAATGGGGCTAAGCCAATCCCTCGTTGTTGGGCCTTGTAGCTCTAATTCAG ATCTCATTCTGGATCATTAA